From the genome of Roseofilum capinflatum BLCC-M114, one region includes:
- a CDS encoding YggS family pyridoxal phosphate-dependent enzyme, producing the protein MTDVQNSMADRIAQIRSTLPDRVRLIAVSKTVSSDRIREAYAAGIRDFGENRIQESLQKQEELKDLTDITWHFIGHLQGNKAKKAIANFQWIHSVDSLKLAQQLNELAQSLERKPKICLQVKIAPDPQKFGWSVPELLHDLRVLDGCDRLEIQGLMCIPPLGLNPEQIYEIFRQTAELADKIKQQDWSNLQMHHLSMGMSADYPLAVQAGATLIRLGTTLFGQRHP; encoded by the coding sequence ATGACTGATGTACAGAACTCTATGGCGGATCGGATTGCACAAATTCGCTCAACGCTTCCGGATCGGGTGCGTCTGATCGCGGTGAGCAAAACGGTGAGCAGCGATCGCATTCGGGAAGCTTATGCTGCCGGAATCCGGGATTTTGGCGAAAATCGCATTCAAGAGAGTCTCCAGAAACAGGAAGAACTGAAGGACTTAACGGATATTACCTGGCACTTCATCGGCCATCTACAGGGTAACAAGGCGAAAAAGGCGATCGCAAATTTTCAATGGATTCATTCGGTGGACTCCCTAAAACTCGCCCAACAGCTCAATGAATTAGCCCAAAGCTTAGAGAGAAAGCCGAAAATTTGTCTGCAAGTGAAAATCGCCCCCGATCCACAAAAATTTGGCTGGAGTGTCCCGGAACTGCTCCATGACTTACGGGTTCTCGATGGCTGCGATCGCTTGGAGATCCAAGGCTTGATGTGTATTCCTCCCTTGGGATTAAATCCAGAGCAGATTTATGAAATTTTCCGACAAACCGCAGAATTAGCTGATAAAATTAAACAGCAAGATTGGTCAAATCTTCAAATGCACCACCTCTCCATGGGCATGTCAGCCGATTATCCCCTGGCAGTCCAAGCAGGAGCAACCCTGATCCGTTTGGGAACGACCCTCTTTGGGCAACGACATCCCTAG
- a CDS encoding energy-coupling factor transporter transmembrane component T family protein — protein MDLLRSLPIGLYLENPTTWLHQLDPRVKLIWLISFLAIPVLASTPFRLILVGCLIAITLTTSIPLRVLKQQLGWLLMLGSLIVVITIVAPDGLTVVHQPRLPVVEDTLAQPTSYRYTLLTLNLGFSQLTITRLSLDLGLRLGSLIFTVIYSTGLFLLTTAPEEVTAALETWMSPLKRWGVPVTEITLTLTLSLRFIALVLEEVQNLIRSINTRAINWKKLGLKRSSQVWLLVVERLLENLLLRAAQIASAMEVRGFTQPNQHKVEWYQFQWRRSDGAALIALVSLWCVRLVWGQMS, from the coding sequence ATGGATTTACTGCGATCGCTCCCGATAGGTCTCTATCTCGAAAACCCCACCACCTGGTTACATCAACTCGATCCCAGAGTCAAACTGATCTGGTTAATCAGTTTTCTGGCGATCCCCGTCCTGGCAAGTACCCCCTTTCGTCTGATCCTGGTGGGTTGCCTGATTGCTATTACCCTCACCACATCTATCCCCTTGCGGGTGCTAAAGCAACAACTGGGATGGTTGTTGATGCTCGGAAGTCTGATCGTCGTTATTACTATTGTGGCTCCTGATGGGTTAACGGTGGTTCATCAACCCCGGTTACCGGTTGTGGAGGATACTTTAGCGCAACCGACATCCTATCGCTATACCCTACTCACGCTTAATCTGGGGTTTAGCCAGTTAACGATTACTCGCTTATCTTTAGATCTGGGCTTACGTTTAGGAAGTTTGATTTTTACCGTTATTTATAGTACCGGACTTTTTCTGCTCACGACTGCGCCCGAAGAGGTGACGGCGGCGCTAGAAACGTGGATGTCTCCTCTGAAACGGTGGGGTGTGCCAGTGACAGAAATAACTTTAACTCTGACGCTTTCCCTGCGGTTTATTGCTTTAGTTCTGGAAGAGGTGCAAAATTTAATTCGCTCGATTAATACTCGCGCCATTAACTGGAAGAAGTTGGGCTTAAAACGCTCATCCCAAGTCTGGTTACTGGTGGTGGAGCGACTGCTGGAAAATTTGCTACTCAGAGCTGCTCAAATTGCCAGCGCTATGGAGGTTAGAGGCTTTACCCAACCGAATCAGCATAAAGTGGAATGGTATCAGTTTCAATGGCGGCGATCGGATGGAGCGGCTCTGATCGCTTTAGTCAGCTTATGGTGTGTTCGTCTGGTCTGGGGACAAATGAGTTAG
- a CDS encoding transglycosylase domain-containing protein produces the protein MSSNTISRKPSKSITPALQFVQGVGKVAGGTILGVMMLTSSIFAGGLVGLALSFRNLPDVRSLRSYMPTETSYIYDINGELLTRIHDEANREVVPLERISPELKMAVLAIEDSHFYQHNGINPSSVGRALLANIEKGGIREGASTITMQLVKNLFLSPERQLSRKVAEAVLAMRLEQILTKDEILELYLNQVYWGHNTYGVETAAQSYFAKSAADLTLAEGAMMAGLIQAPESLSPFVDYKLAKRQQAIVLGRMRELNWITAEEEKEAKEQPLLVGRVTSFGQSKVPYLTEAVIQELSERFGRDMVVKGGLRIQTTIDLRLQRLAEQTVKDWHTRLYNQGVYYDYDNGQLALVAVDPRTHFVKAMVGGFDYETSQYNRAVQAQRQPGSSFKPFVYYAAFASGRFTPDSVINDSPVRYRDGSGYYSPQNYGGSFSGPVSLRKALEVSLNVPAVKIGQEVGLNKVVEVVRNLGIKSPMDPVISLPLGSVDLTPLEMAGAFATFANNGWHSQPTFIAQVIDSHGNVLLDNTPKPKLILDPWAVASLNSSLQGVISRGTATSARLGRPAAGKTGTTTSERDIWFVGYVPQLSVAVWVGNDDYRPLARGVTGGSFVAPIWRDFMHKALANEPVENFRSPSEFPRPQP, from the coding sequence GTGTCGTCTAATACTATCAGTCGTAAGCCATCGAAATCTATAACCCCTGCCCTTCAATTTGTCCAAGGTGTGGGCAAAGTAGCGGGGGGTACGATTCTGGGAGTGATGATGCTCACCAGTTCTATCTTTGCTGGAGGACTGGTGGGTTTGGCCTTAAGTTTTCGGAATTTGCCGGATGTCCGCAGCCTCAGAAGCTATATGCCGACGGAAACCAGTTATATCTATGATATTAATGGCGAGCTGCTTACCCGTATCCACGATGAGGCGAACCGGGAAGTTGTCCCCCTAGAGCGGATTTCGCCTGAGTTGAAAATGGCAGTGCTGGCGATCGAGGATTCCCACTTTTATCAACATAATGGGATTAATCCGAGTAGTGTGGGTCGGGCGCTGTTGGCCAATATTGAGAAGGGAGGGATTCGAGAGGGTGCTTCCACGATTACGATGCAGTTGGTGAAAAACCTGTTTCTGTCTCCAGAGCGGCAATTGAGTCGGAAGGTTGCTGAAGCGGTTTTGGCCATGCGCTTGGAGCAAATTCTGACTAAAGATGAGATTTTAGAGCTGTATTTGAATCAGGTGTACTGGGGCCATAATACCTATGGGGTGGAGACGGCGGCCCAGAGTTATTTTGCTAAGTCTGCTGCGGATCTAACATTGGCAGAGGGGGCAATGATGGCGGGTTTGATTCAAGCGCCAGAGAGTTTGAGTCCTTTTGTGGATTATAAGTTAGCCAAACGTCAGCAGGCGATCGTTTTGGGTCGGATGCGAGAATTGAATTGGATTACGGCTGAAGAAGAGAAGGAAGCGAAGGAACAGCCGTTATTGGTGGGCCGGGTGACTTCGTTTGGTCAAAGTAAAGTGCCCTATCTGACGGAGGCGGTGATTCAAGAACTCTCAGAGCGCTTTGGTCGGGATATGGTGGTTAAGGGGGGTTTAAGGATTCAAACCACGATTGATCTGAGGCTACAACGACTGGCGGAGCAAACGGTTAAGGATTGGCATACTCGCCTGTATAACCAAGGGGTCTATTACGATTACGATAATGGACAATTGGCGCTGGTGGCGGTTGATCCCCGCACCCACTTTGTGAAGGCGATGGTGGGAGGATTTGATTATGAAACCAGTCAATATAACCGAGCGGTACAAGCTCAACGACAACCGGGTTCTTCGTTTAAACCGTTTGTTTACTATGCGGCGTTTGCTAGTGGCAGGTTTACCCCAGATTCAGTGATTAATGATTCGCCGGTAAGATATCGAGATGGTAGTGGCTATTATTCTCCCCAAAACTATGGGGGAAGTTTTTCGGGGCCGGTGAGTTTGCGTAAAGCTCTGGAAGTGTCTTTAAATGTGCCTGCGGTTAAAATTGGCCAAGAAGTGGGTCTGAATAAGGTGGTGGAAGTGGTTCGCAATTTAGGGATTAAAAGTCCTATGGACCCGGTAATTTCGTTGCCTTTGGGATCGGTTGATTTAACGCCTCTGGAAATGGCGGGAGCGTTTGCGACGTTTGCGAATAATGGTTGGCATTCACAACCAACGTTTATTGCCCAAGTGATTGATAGCCATGGCAATGTTTTATTGGATAATACTCCTAAACCGAAGCTAATTCTCGATCCTTGGGCGGTGGCTTCTCTCAACAGTAGCTTGCAAGGGGTGATTAGCCGAGGAACGGCGACTTCTGCGAGATTGGGTCGCCCAGCAGCCGGTAAAACGGGAACGACGACTTCGGAGCGTGATATTTGGTTTGTGGGTTATGTGCCCCAATTGTCTGTAGCGGTTTGGGTGGGAAATGATGATTATAGACCTCTAGCTAGGGGGGTAACTGGAGGTAGTTTTGTGGCTCCGATTTGGCGAGATTTTATGCACAAGGCTTTGGCAAACGAACCGGTGGAGAACTTCCGTTCTCCGAGTGAGTTTCCCCGCCCGCAGCCATAG
- a CDS encoding DUF1825 family protein yields MGFFDSEIVQQEAKQLFEDYQSLIQLGSDYGKFDREGKKLFIEQMEALMDRYKVFMKRFELSEDFMAQMTVEQLKTQLGQFGVTPQQMFDQMNFTLERMKSELEKQS; encoded by the coding sequence ATGGGATTCTTTGATTCAGAAATCGTTCAACAAGAAGCCAAACAACTCTTTGAGGATTATCAATCCCTCATTCAGCTTGGCAGTGACTATGGCAAATTCGATCGAGAAGGGAAAAAGCTGTTCATCGAACAGATGGAAGCCCTCATGGATCGATATAAAGTATTTATGAAACGCTTTGAACTCTCCGAAGACTTCATGGCCCAAATGACCGTTGAACAGCTCAAAACCCAATTGGGCCAATTTGGAGTCACCCCCCAACAAATGTTCGATCAGATGAATTTCACCCTAGAGCGGATGAAATCTGAACTCGAAAAGCAATCCTAA
- the pyrF gene encoding orotidine-5'-phosphate decarboxylase — translation MIAADRIIVPLDVSSGEEAIALLDRLPDVQFWKVGLELFVSTGPSILDELKQRQKRIFLDLKFHDIPNTMAGACRAAGRYGVDLLTVHGVAGRTALQRALEASRAGADSAGLSPPNLLAITLLTSLNSRDLAFDLKVPVELPEYALQMALLAQESGIQGAVCSPQEAAQLRRVCGDEFLLVCPGVRPTWAEGGDQRRVMTPQEALQAGASYLVIGRPITAAADPQGAWKRINDELAG, via the coding sequence ATGATTGCCGCAGACCGGATTATTGTACCGTTGGATGTTTCGAGTGGGGAGGAGGCGATCGCCCTTTTGGATCGATTGCCCGATGTGCAGTTCTGGAAAGTGGGCCTAGAATTATTTGTCAGCACCGGCCCCAGCATCCTCGACGAACTCAAACAACGGCAAAAGCGCATTTTTCTCGACCTCAAATTCCATGATATCCCCAACACTATGGCCGGAGCTTGTCGAGCCGCCGGACGCTATGGGGTGGACTTGCTGACTGTTCATGGAGTAGCCGGTCGAACGGCCTTGCAGCGTGCCCTAGAAGCCTCTAGAGCAGGGGCAGACTCGGCGGGATTATCCCCCCCGAATTTGTTGGCGATTACCCTGCTCACGAGCCTTAATTCGCGGGATTTAGCCTTCGATCTCAAAGTGCCCGTGGAACTGCCCGAATATGCCCTACAGATGGCTCTACTCGCCCAGGAATCGGGCATTCAGGGGGCGGTCTGTTCTCCCCAGGAAGCCGCCCAACTGCGGCGCGTCTGTGGGGATGAATTTCTGTTGGTCTGTCCGGGAGTGCGCCCGACTTGGGCGGAGGGGGGAGACCAGCGCCGGGTGATGACTCCCCAAGAGGCGCTTCAAGCGGGGGCCAGTTATTTAGTCATTGGCCGACCGATTACAGCGGCCGCCGATCCCCAAGGGGCCTGGAAGCGGATTAATGACGAGTTGGCAGGTTAA
- a CDS encoding Crp/Fnr family transcriptional regulator: MFSVSPESESSTSRPFLTWQRIIDWAQDHYRTRTFNKDDKIPVRPGLLYLVQRGSVRLVSAQISASTKTPSLVARLSANNDPDNLSPDESFLGFVGAGQPFEIVSQSPFTISSYAHVDKTTVLWMYWHDLDNWPHFRREVMEAFRYQNQRKLLWLGTMGQRRTIDRLLGFLTLLIEEYGEVCEQGYYLPWTLTHAQIGSAIGSTRVTVTRLMGKLRSKGLIITLDDNLICLPPSNPDS, encoded by the coding sequence ATGTTTTCAGTGTCTCCAGAATCCGAATCTTCAACCTCTCGTCCGTTTTTGACCTGGCAGCGAATTATCGACTGGGCCCAAGACCACTATCGCACCCGCACCTTTAACAAGGATGATAAAATTCCTGTCCGTCCGGGCTTGCTCTATCTGGTACAGCGCGGTTCCGTTCGACTCGTCAGTGCCCAAATTAGTGCTTCGACTAAAACTCCTAGTTTAGTCGCTCGCTTAAGCGCTAACAACGATCCCGATAATCTCAGTCCCGATGAATCCTTTTTAGGATTTGTGGGAGCAGGTCAACCCTTTGAAATTGTCTCCCAATCTCCGTTTACCATTTCCAGTTATGCCCATGTGGATAAAACCACGGTTTTGTGGATGTATTGGCATGATTTAGATAACTGGCCCCATTTCCGCCGTGAAGTGATGGAAGCCTTCCGTTATCAAAATCAGCGTAAACTCTTGTGGTTGGGAACCATGGGCCAACGGCGCACGATCGATCGGCTGTTGGGCTTTTTGACCCTATTGATCGAAGAGTATGGCGAAGTGTGCGAACAGGGATATTATTTGCCCTGGACGTTGACTCATGCCCAAATTGGTAGCGCCATTGGTTCAACGAGGGTAACGGTAACTCGCTTAATGGGTAAGTTGCGCTCGAAAGGGCTGATTATTACCTTAGATGATAATTTGATTTGTCTCCCCCCTTCTAACCCAGACAGTTAG
- the secG gene encoding preprotein translocase subunit SecG codes for MTVVSILQIVWAISAFSLVVLILLHSPKGDGIGGIGGQAQLFTSAKSAETTLNRTTWALVVLFLGLTVVLSAGWLEPVG; via the coding sequence ATGACTGTTGTTAGTATCCTCCAAATTGTTTGGGCCATTTCAGCCTTTAGTCTGGTGGTCTTAATTCTCCTCCATAGTCCCAAAGGAGATGGTATTGGCGGTATCGGCGGCCAAGCCCAATTGTTTACCAGTGCTAAAAGTGCCGAAACAACCTTGAATCGGACAACCTGGGCCTTAGTTGTTCTCTTTCTTGGCTTAACCGTGGTGTTAAGCGCTGGATGGTTAGAACCCGTCGGTTAA
- the tyrS gene encoding tyrosine--tRNA ligase: MTSLNSTWNWLHRGVSEIFPDRPDSDDPDENLQRRIELSGQPLRVKLGIDPTGTDLHLGHSIAVRKLRAFQDAGHTAVLIIGDFTAQIGDPTGKSEVRRQLTAEQVQENAQTYLDQLRPILDFDTPGRLEIRYNSEWLAQLDLKEILGLLATMTVGQMLAKEGFADRYSQENPIYLHEFLYPLMQGYDSVAVKADVELGGTDQKFNIAVGRDLQRHFGLTPQFGLLVPILLGTDGAQKMSKSLGNYVGLWENAVTMYSKLEKTPDAIIQDYVELLTNLTWEELPENPRERQKSLALDVVTQYKGKDAALEAQKAALSQGEAGSIPEFSLQDVQFPAKFFYIVSAAGLSKGSSEARRLIQGGGVKLAGEKVSDPNLVFERADDMVGQVLQVGKNKFARLVK; this comes from the coding sequence ATGACAAGTCTTAACTCAACCTGGAATTGGCTTCATCGCGGTGTTAGTGAAATTTTCCCCGATCGCCCCGATAGCGACGATCCTGATGAAAACCTACAACGGCGCATTGAGCTGTCCGGACAACCCTTAAGGGTGAAATTGGGCATCGACCCCACCGGAACCGATTTACATTTGGGCCACAGTATTGCCGTGCGGAAACTCCGCGCCTTTCAAGATGCTGGCCATACGGCAGTCCTGATTATTGGGGATTTTACCGCTCAAATTGGCGACCCCACCGGCAAATCGGAAGTACGTCGTCAACTCACAGCCGAACAGGTGCAGGAAAACGCCCAAACCTATTTGGATCAACTGCGCCCTATTCTCGATTTTGATACTCCAGGGCGCTTAGAAATTCGCTATAACTCGGAATGGTTAGCCCAGTTGGATCTCAAAGAAATTTTGGGCTTGTTGGCTACAATGACCGTGGGTCAAATGTTGGCCAAAGAAGGATTTGCCGATCGCTACAGCCAAGAAAATCCCATTTATCTCCATGAGTTTCTGTATCCCCTGATGCAAGGCTATGATTCTGTGGCAGTCAAGGCTGATGTGGAGTTGGGAGGCACTGACCAAAAGTTTAATATTGCCGTGGGTCGAGATTTACAGCGCCATTTTGGACTGACTCCCCAGTTTGGGTTACTCGTGCCGATTTTGTTGGGGACGGATGGAGCGCAGAAGATGTCGAAGTCCTTGGGCAATTATGTGGGGCTGTGGGAAAATGCGGTGACGATGTACTCTAAGTTGGAGAAAACTCCGGATGCAATTATTCAGGATTATGTGGAGTTGCTGACTAATCTGACTTGGGAGGAGTTACCGGAAAATCCCAGAGAGCGACAAAAGAGTTTAGCTCTGGATGTGGTGACCCAGTATAAGGGCAAAGATGCCGCATTGGAGGCGCAAAAGGCAGCTTTGAGTCAAGGGGAAGCGGGGAGTATTCCGGAGTTTAGTTTGCAGGATGTGCAATTTCCGGCCAAGTTCTTTTACATTGTCAGCGCGGCTGGACTCTCGAAAGGGTCTTCGGAGGCTCGGCGCTTGATTCAAGGGGGCGGGGTAAAATTAGCGGGGGAAAAGGTGAGCGACCCCAATTTAGTGTTTGAACGGGCTGATGACATGGTTGGGCAGGTCTTGCAGGTAGGTAAGAATAAGTTTGCCCGTTTGGTGAAGTAA
- a CDS encoding thioredoxin family protein: protein MVVQISERAFNHEVLDAQTPVLVNFWAPWCGICRLLNPVLSRFQTEWGQTLKVVSINADQSLKLANAYRLRTLPTVILFNQGRVQNRIEGFHSAEDLYRQLEVSCQSLSGTKTADAIDLETSR from the coding sequence ATGGTGGTACAAATCAGTGAACGCGCCTTTAATCACGAAGTCCTTGATGCTCAAACCCCGGTATTAGTCAATTTTTGGGCCCCCTGGTGTGGAATTTGTCGGCTTCTAAATCCAGTTTTAAGCCGCTTCCAAACCGAATGGGGACAAACCCTTAAAGTGGTTTCCATTAATGCCGATCAAAGCCTCAAACTTGCCAACGCCTACCGACTGCGAACCTTACCCACAGTCATTCTGTTTAATCAAGGGCGAGTGCAAAATCGGATTGAAGGCTTCCATAGTGCAGAAGACTTATACCGACAACTGGAAGTCAGTTGTCAAAGTTTATCTGGGACAAAAACAGCAGATGCGATCGATCTCGAAACCAGTCGCTAA
- a CDS encoding NnrU family protein: MVIIDNSSLSHWVMVALLIGFAIAHSGLASLRPWGEKKIGARLYRVGFALVSIPFAVVLVIYFFNHRYDGIQLWQVQGVPGVRSLVWVLSAISFLFLYPATFNLLEIAAIAKPEVHLYETGIIRITRHPQMVGQVIWCIAHTLWLGTSFTLLTSIGLILHHLFAVWNGDRRMYNRYGDAFLKAKERTSVMPFVAIVQGRQTLELQEFLRPAYLGVLLFIGLLWWAHPWLMQATLKVPI; the protein is encoded by the coding sequence ATGGTGATTATTGATAATTCGTCATTGAGTCACTGGGTGATGGTAGCATTGCTGATTGGCTTTGCGATCGCCCACAGTGGGCTGGCAAGCCTGAGACCTTGGGGAGAAAAGAAGATCGGCGCAAGACTCTACCGAGTAGGTTTTGCCTTAGTGAGCATCCCCTTTGCCGTCGTGTTGGTTATTTACTTTTTTAATCATCGCTATGACGGAATTCAATTGTGGCAAGTGCAGGGAGTTCCGGGAGTGCGATCGCTGGTTTGGGTGTTGTCAGCTATTTCGTTCCTGTTTTTATATCCAGCTACCTTTAACTTATTAGAAATCGCGGCGATCGCCAAACCAGAAGTTCATCTCTACGAAACCGGAATTATCCGCATCACCCGACATCCGCAAATGGTGGGTCAAGTGATCTGGTGTATTGCCCATACCCTCTGGCTCGGCACAAGCTTTACCCTCCTCACCTCCATCGGCCTCATTCTTCATCATCTCTTTGCCGTCTGGAATGGCGATCGCCGCATGTACAACCGTTATGGCGACGCTTTCCTCAAGGCCAAAGAGCGCACCTCGGTGATGCCATTTGTGGCGATCGTTCAAGGTCGCCAAACCCTAGAACTCCAAGAATTTCTCCGTCCCGCTTACCTCGGCGTACTTCTCTTTATTGGCCTCCTCTGGTGGGCCCATCCTTGGCTCATGCAAGCCACCCTCAAGGTTCCCATTTGA
- the pipX gene encoding transcriptional coactivator PipX — protein sequence MSGETYLSHPTFGLLFRVCVIEDRKELFTTLYAQRLFFVVITSPQGLQFESVTRGEARILLENRLRSLRREGKLSLYDELMAVHKRTFQ from the coding sequence ATGTCTGGCGAAACTTATCTGAGTCATCCTACATTTGGTTTATTGTTTAGGGTTTGCGTGATCGAGGATCGCAAAGAACTCTTTACTACGTTATATGCCCAACGGTTATTTTTTGTCGTTATTACTAGCCCCCAGGGACTTCAATTTGAGTCGGTAACACGAGGAGAAGCTCGGATACTGTTAGAAAATCGTCTGCGATCGCTGCGGCGCGAAGGTAAGCTCTCCTTGTATGATGAGTTAATGGCGGTTCATAAACGAACGTTCCAATGA
- a CDS encoding thiol-disulfide oxidoreductase DCC family protein yields the protein MQYQIIYDGNCNLCSSLVQGLAWFDQGQRFSYSPMQDLEALVKWGITAQDCELGMILIDREHPQNRWQGSEAAEEISRLLPGGEALIGVYRGIPGVKAVGDRLYEQIRDHRYQWFGQRETLYLCSGDRGCSSTDSELGQAK from the coding sequence ATGCAATATCAAATTATTTACGATGGAAACTGTAATTTATGCTCCTCTTTGGTTCAGGGCCTGGCCTGGTTTGACCAAGGGCAACGGTTTAGCTATAGCCCCATGCAAGACCTAGAAGCTTTGGTAAAATGGGGAATTACGGCCCAAGACTGTGAGTTAGGGATGATTTTAATCGATAGGGAACATCCCCAAAATCGATGGCAAGGGAGCGAAGCAGCCGAAGAAATCAGTCGCTTACTTCCTGGAGGTGAGGCGCTGATCGGGGTTTATCGGGGGATACCAGGGGTTAAGGCGGTAGGCGATCGCCTCTATGAACAAATCCGCGACCATCGGTATCAGTGGTTTGGACAGCGAGAAACCCTCTATCTGTGCAGTGGCGATCGGGGATGTTCAAGTACCGATTCAGAATTGGGTCAAGCAAAATGA
- a CDS encoding NINE protein translates to MVNKEKSRKLGMILAFSGVLIPIAGLHKFYLGQPLWGVVYLLLSWTPIPHVASAIEGVWYLVQDDEEFNQNYPGPVPVIPGLKIPQVDWSRFWPPQKSGETGPIADQVESVAEALRQLEALRQEGLITEYEFEQKRRYLLDKIS, encoded by the coding sequence GTGGTGAATAAGGAAAAGAGTCGCAAATTGGGGATGATTCTGGCGTTTTCTGGGGTGTTGATTCCGATCGCCGGATTGCATAAGTTTTATTTAGGCCAACCTTTATGGGGGGTGGTCTATTTGTTGTTGTCTTGGACTCCGATTCCCCATGTGGCTAGTGCCATTGAGGGAGTGTGGTATTTGGTACAAGATGATGAGGAGTTTAATCAGAATTATCCGGGCCCAGTTCCGGTGATTCCAGGGCTGAAGATTCCCCAGGTGGATTGGTCAAGGTTCTGGCCTCCTCAGAAGTCTGGAGAAACGGGCCCGATCGCTGACCAGGTGGAGTCTGTGGCAGAAGCCTTACGCCAGTTGGAGGCTTTGCGGCAAGAGGGATTAATTACTGAGTATGAGTTTGAACAAAAACGTCGCTATCTTTTAGATAAAATTTCTTAA